In Piliocolobus tephrosceles isolate RC106 chromosome 4, ASM277652v3, whole genome shotgun sequence, the following are encoded in one genomic region:
- the RPL37 gene encoding 60S ribosomal protein L37: MTKGTSSFGKRRNKTHTLCRRCGSKAYHLQKSTCGKCGYPAKRKRKYNWSAKAKRRNTTGTGRMRHLKIVYRRFRHGFREGTTPKPKRAAVAASSSS; the protein is encoded by the exons ATG ACGAAGGGAACGTCATCGTTTGGAAAGCGTCGCAATAAGACGCACACATTGTGCCGCCGCTGTGGCTCTAAGGCCTACCACCTTCAGAAGTCGACCTGTGGCAAATGTGGCTACCCTGCCAAGCGCAAGAGAAAGT ATAACTGGAGTGCCAAGGCTAAAAGACGAAATACCACCGGAACTGGTCGAATGAGGCACCTAAAAATTGTATACCGCAGATTCAG GCATGGATTCCGTGAAGGAACAACACCTAAACCCAAGAGGGCAGCTGTTGCAGCATCCAGTTCATCTTAA